GCACGCACACTTGCGGTGATTTAAGGAAGGGTCATTCAGGGCAGAGGGTGAGATTGAACGGGTGGGTGAATAGTTACCGGAATCACGGGGGATTGATTTTTATCGATTTAAGAGACAGGTATGGAATCACCCAGGTTGTTTTCAAACCGGATTTAGTGGACAAAGAGACCATGGAGCTTTCTGCAAG
Above is a window of Candidatus Zixiibacteriota bacterium DNA encoding:
- a CDS encoding OB-fold nucleic acid binding domain-containing protein produces the protein MLKFENLKRTHTCGDLRKGHSGQRVRLNGWVNSYRNHGGLIFIDLRDRYGITQVVFKPDLVDKETMELSA